The genome window CAAGCCAGCAGACCGAGGGTGAACAGCGTGGCGCAAGCACGCGCCCCGCGGCAGAAAACGCACGGGCCCATGAGAGTGAGTCTCCGGGGGGACAGGTCCTTCCTTGGTCCTTCCACTCCGGCGCGGTGTCGCCGAGCGGGTCGGCGGCGAAGGCGGCGGGTCTGGTAAATCGTTCGCGCGGCCGTTATGGATAACGTCGCCAGCGAGTGTGCGTTCGCACTCGCCACCGTCCTTGGTGAGAACGATTGACCAGGGCGAGAAACTAAGCAATTCAGCCGCTAGCGTCAACGCCGGACTAGCGGCGAACTGCTGGCGCCGCCAGCAGGCCAACCGCCCGAGGGAAGCCCACGCCGTGAAGATCGACTGCCTCTGCGCCGGCATTCTTGTTGCCGACCACCTTTCCCCGCCGCTCGATCGCCTGCCGCGGGCGGGCGAGCTCATTCTGGCTGACGCGCTCCCGCTCGAAATCGGCGGCTGCGCCTCGAACGTCGCGCTCGACCTGATCCGTTACGGGCTCAGCGTGGGCGTGTTGGGCTGCGTGGGGCAGGATGCCTTCGGCCGTTTCATCATCGACACGCTCGCCCAAGGTGGCATCGATACGAGCGGCCTGCGCGAAATCGCCGGCGTGCCGACCTCTGGCACGCTGATTCTGAATGTCCGCGGCGAGGATCGCCGTTTCATTCACACGATTGGCGCCAACGGCCATCTCCGTGCCGAGGACATCTCGCTCGACCAGATCCGCCAGGCGAAGGTGTTCTACGTGGGGGGCTATCTGCTGCTCGATTCGTGCGACCCCGAGCGGCTGGCCGAGCTGTTTCGCGCCGCGCGCGTTGCCGGGGTGCAAACGGTGCTCGACATCGTGCTCCCCGGCGCCGGCGATCATTGGCCCCGTCTGGCCCCCGTGTTGCCCGAGACCGACGTCTTCTTGCCGAACTTCGACGAGGCGCTCGCCATCACGGGGCTCGACGATCCCATGTGCCAGGCAGAACGCTTCGTCGCGGCAGGCGCTCGCACGGCGGTCATCACCTGCGGCGGTGACGGCACGGTGCTCGTCTCGCAGACGAATCGCCTCCGCGCCGGGGTCTATCCGGTCGAATTCCTCGGAGGCACCGGCGCGGGAGATGCCTTTGATGCCGGTTATATCGCGGGTCTCGTCGCCGGTGGCGACGAACGCGAATGCCTCCGCCTGGGGAGCCTGCTGGGCGCAAGCTGCGTGCGCGGACTCAGCGCCACGGCATCGGTCTTCACCCGAGCCGAAGCGGCCGAGTTCGCCGTGCGTTATCCGCTCGCCATCGAAACGATCTAACGCCTGGCGCCGACGCGAACCGCTGCCGGCGATTTCTTGTCTGGCAAGATCTCCTTCTAGACATCCTGATTGCCGAGCGGCTTGCGCGAGTCGGTCTGCCCCGTCAGGCGGCCCCTTGGCGGGTTTGTTTCAACAGCGGTATACTTGCCGGGAAACCGGCAGAAAACCTGCAAATTCGAGGCGTGGCAGCCACGGGATATCAGAACCAAACGATGAAGAAAACTCGCGTCGCGATCCTGGGCGGAACTGGCTACTCGGCCCTCGAGTTGATCAAGCTGCTGCTGCGCCATCCACACGTCGATATCGCGGTGATTACCAGTCGCCAGGAAGGAAGCCCCCACATCGGCGACGTGCATCCCGCCTTATGGGGCCGGCTCGACGTGCGTTGCGAAGATCTCGGCCCGATCGCCGTCGCCGGGCGTGCCGAGTGCGTCTTTAGCTGTTTGCCGCATGGGGTCACCGCCTCGTTGGTACCCCACCTGCTCGAGGCCGGCGCGCGCGTGGTCGACTTTAGCGCCGACTACCGCCTGCGCGATCCCAGTGTCTATGCCGAGTGGTATGGCGAAAAGCACGCCGATCCGGCGCGGCTGGGCAAGGCCGTCTATGGCATGCCCGAGTTGTTCGCCGAGCAAATCGTGCCGGCCGACCTGATCGCGAATCCTGGCTGCTATCCCACCGCCGCCTCGCTGGCGCTCGCGCCGCTGCTCAAAGCCGGCTTGATCGAACCGCACGACATCATCATTGATTCGAAGAGTGGCGTCTCCGGCGCAGGGCGCACGCCGAAGCTGACGACGCACTTTCCCGAGTGCAACGAGAGCCTGTCGGCCTACAACGTCGGCCGGCATCGGCACACGCCCGAGATCGAGCAGACGCTCACCATCGCCTCGGGCCAACCGGTGCAGGTGATCTTCACGCCCCATCTCGTGCCGATGGATCGGGGCATTCTTTCGACCGCTTATTCGCGCCCCCAGGGCACGGTGACCGAAACGCAGGTGATGGACGCGCTGCGCGAGTTCTATACCGACAAGCCGTTCGTGCGTGTGGTCAAGCACCTGCCCGGCACCAAGGACACCAGCGGCACCAATTTCTGCGACATCACGGCCCGCGTGGTGCGCGACCGCGTGCTGACGATCAGTTGCATCGACAATCTGACTAAAGGGGCGGCGGGCACCGCGGTGCAGAACATGAATCTGATGTACGGCTACCCCGAGACGACCGCCCTGCTGTAGCCCTCCGGCTCCGCTTGAACGCCCTCACCTGGTCGGCCCACGAGCCGGCCCCACGTCACGACAAAGGTCTTCGCATGTCGCTTGCATTGCCGCTCGGTTATCGCGTTGCCGGAGTTCACTGCGGCATCAAACGCAATCCTGAAAAGCAGGATCTCGCCCTGATTGTCTCCGAGGCGGATGCCACGGCGGCGGGCGTGTAT of Pirellulales bacterium contains these proteins:
- a CDS encoding carbohydrate kinase family protein — its product is MKIDCLCAGILVADHLSPPLDRLPRAGELILADALPLEIGGCASNVALDLIRYGLSVGVLGCVGQDAFGRFIIDTLAQGGIDTSGLREIAGVPTSGTLILNVRGEDRRFIHTIGANGHLRAEDISLDQIRQAKVFYVGGYLLLDSCDPERLAELFRAARVAGVQTVLDIVLPGAGDHWPRLAPVLPETDVFLPNFDEALAITGLDDPMCQAERFVAAGARTAVITCGGDGTVLVSQTNRLRAGVYPVEFLGGTGAGDAFDAGYIAGLVAGGDERECLRLGSLLGASCVRGLSATASVFTRAEAAEFAVRYPLAIETI
- the argC gene encoding N-acetyl-gamma-glutamyl-phosphate reductase → MKKTRVAILGGTGYSALELIKLLLRHPHVDIAVITSRQEGSPHIGDVHPALWGRLDVRCEDLGPIAVAGRAECVFSCLPHGVTASLVPHLLEAGARVVDFSADYRLRDPSVYAEWYGEKHADPARLGKAVYGMPELFAEQIVPADLIANPGCYPTAASLALAPLLKAGLIEPHDIIIDSKSGVSGAGRTPKLTTHFPECNESLSAYNVGRHRHTPEIEQTLTIASGQPVQVIFTPHLVPMDRGILSTAYSRPQGTVTETQVMDALREFYTDKPFVRVVKHLPGTKDTSGTNFCDITARVVRDRVLTISCIDNLTKGAAGTAVQNMNLMYGYPETTALL